Proteins from a genomic interval of Ferrovibrio terrae:
- the ddpX gene encoding D-alanyl-D-alanine dipeptidase has protein sequence MPLVEIKPPAFPVLLDLRYATADNLTGAPIYSRPACFLNTEAADLLRKAIALSGQMDLQLKVFDAFRPTEAAWALWNHDPNPDFLADPRKGSPHSRGAAVDVTLVDQDGEELDMGTGFDAFTPLAFHGCLEITPEQQANRALLLGIMTAAGWDFYRNEWWHYQLFQPRRYPLLSDVAAGSSMMSPASQRAVSS, from the coding sequence ATGCCGCTCGTTGAAATCAAGCCGCCCGCGTTTCCGGTGCTGCTCGACCTGCGCTATGCCACGGCCGACAACCTGACCGGCGCGCCCATATACAGCCGGCCCGCCTGTTTTCTCAATACCGAAGCCGCCGACCTGCTGCGCAAGGCCATCGCCCTGTCCGGCCAGATGGACCTGCAGCTGAAGGTGTTCGACGCCTTCCGTCCGACCGAGGCGGCCTGGGCGCTGTGGAATCACGACCCCAATCCGGATTTCCTGGCCGACCCGCGAAAGGGTTCGCCGCATTCGCGCGGTGCTGCGGTGGACGTGACACTGGTGGATCAGGACGGTGAGGAACTCGACATGGGTACCGGCTTCGACGCCTTCACGCCGCTGGCCTTCCATGGCTGCCTTGAGATCACGCCGGAGCAACAGGCCAACCGGGCGCTGCTGCTCGGCATCATGACGGCGGCGGGCTGGGACTTCTATCGCAATGAATGGTGGCACTACCAGCTGTTCCAGCCGCGCCGTTATCCGCTGCTGTCGGATGTGGCCGCCGGCTCTTCGATGATGTCTCCGGCGAGCCAGCGCGCGGTTTCCTCGTAA
- a CDS encoding NAD(P)/FAD-dependent oxidoreductase — protein sequence MKSIIVGGGIMGLSAAHALKKAGHDVVLIEQGTLPNPLGSSVDQHRLIRYPYGAQRGYTRMVRHAYHAWKRLWHDLKMTLYAETGTLVLSGAGDGWAKACVEALTAENVEQLAFDAESVVGRWPMLNGDGIEEAFFCPSGGVLFAEAIVAALSSHLRERGVTLLTNTSVVAVDADKGSVTLADKTVLQADHVLVTAGPWTSKLLPDLGNVSRPSRQVVVYLQPPGDLTATWYQAPMILEIGLSQGFYLVPPRITRDGMRTGLKIGDHTFGPTADPGTNRDALPDEIDAIVAKAKTRIADLDQYRVAQAKTCFYDVEADEKFQFRQLGARGYAFCGTSGHGFKFGPVVGELIADALAGKASYEETARWLAGDIIEEPAATSDSSG from the coding sequence ATGAAGAGCATCATTGTCGGCGGCGGCATCATGGGGCTGTCTGCCGCGCACGCGCTCAAGAAAGCCGGCCATGACGTGGTGCTGATCGAGCAGGGCACGCTGCCCAATCCGCTCGGCTCTTCGGTCGACCAGCATCGCCTGATCCGGTATCCGTATGGCGCGCAACGCGGCTATACCCGCATGGTGCGTCATGCCTATCATGCCTGGAAGCGCCTCTGGCACGACCTGAAGATGACGCTCTATGCCGAGACCGGCACGCTGGTGCTGAGCGGCGCGGGCGATGGCTGGGCCAAGGCCTGCGTTGAAGCTTTGACCGCCGAAAATGTCGAGCAGCTCGCCTTTGACGCCGAGAGCGTCGTTGGCCGCTGGCCCATGCTGAACGGCGACGGCATCGAGGAAGCATTCTTCTGTCCCTCCGGCGGCGTGCTGTTTGCCGAAGCCATCGTCGCCGCGCTGAGTTCTCACTTGCGCGAACGTGGCGTCACGCTGCTGACCAACACCTCAGTTGTCGCGGTGGATGCGGACAAGGGCAGCGTCACGCTGGCGGATAAAACCGTGCTGCAGGCCGATCATGTACTGGTAACAGCAGGTCCCTGGACATCGAAGCTGCTGCCCGATCTCGGCAACGTGTCGCGGCCGTCGCGCCAGGTCGTGGTCTATCTGCAGCCGCCGGGCGATCTCACTGCTACCTGGTATCAGGCACCGATGATTCTCGAGATCGGCCTCAGTCAGGGCTTCTATCTGGTACCGCCGCGCATCACCCGCGACGGCATGCGCACGGGCCTGAAGATCGGCGATCACACTTTCGGGCCGACTGCCGATCCCGGCACGAACCGCGATGCATTGCCGGACGAGATCGACGCCATCGTCGCCAAGGCGAAGACGCGGATCGCCGATCTCGACCAGTATCGCGTGGCGCAGGCCAAGACCTGTTTCTATGACGTGGAAGCCGACGAGAAATTCCAGTTCCGCCAGCTGGGCGCACGCGGCTATGCCTTCTGCGGCACGTCCGGGCACGGCTTCAAGTTCGGACCCGTCGTCGGCGAACTGATCGCCGATGCGCTGGCCGGCAAGGCGTCTTACGAGGAAACCGCGCGCTGGCTCGCCGGAGACATCATCGAAGAGCCGGCGGCCACATCCGACAGCAGCGGATAA
- the ihfB gene encoding integration host factor subunit beta gives MIKSELINRLAERNQHLTQRDIERIVGTIFDEIANALSRGDRVELRGFGAFSVKRRPARTGRNPRTGTAVEVQEKFVPFFKTGKELRQKLNLSGKQSDDSE, from the coding sequence ATGATCAAGTCTGAACTCATCAATCGTCTTGCAGAACGTAATCAGCATCTGACGCAACGCGATATCGAGCGCATCGTCGGTACGATCTTCGATGAGATCGCCAACGCGCTCTCACGCGGCGATCGTGTTGAATTGCGCGGTTTCGGAGCGTTTTCGGTCAAGCGTCGTCCGGCACGCACCGGTCGCAATCCGCGCACCGGCACTGCAGTGGAAGTGCAGGAGAAATTCGTGCCCTTCTTCAAGACTGGCAAAGAGTTGCGCCAGAAGCTCAATCTGTCGGGCAAGCAATCCGACGACTCTGAATAG
- a CDS encoding lipopolysaccharide assembly protein LapA domain-containing protein: MRFLRVFIGALLLLILIVFAVANKNAVTVSVDPLPFEIELPLYLLVFAVFFTGLVVGVLVGRLNAWSASRRKAEAEKQRQARQALQGAKPAPAATSGTDSAQLPPPSPLV; encoded by the coding sequence ATGCGCTTTCTGCGCGTTTTCATCGGCGCCCTGCTTCTCCTCATCCTGATCGTCTTTGCGGTCGCCAATAAGAACGCAGTGACGGTCAGTGTCGATCCACTGCCGTTCGAGATCGAGCTGCCGCTCTATCTGCTCGTCTTCGCAGTGTTTTTCACCGGACTGGTGGTCGGCGTGCTGGTCGGTCGGCTCAATGCATGGTCGGCCTCGCGCCGCAAGGCCGAAGCCGAGAAGCAGCGCCAGGCGCGTCAGGCGCTGCAAGGCGCCAAACCGGCCCCGGCCGCCACGAGTGGCACGGATAGCGCTCAGTTGCCGCCGCCGTCCCCTCTCGTCTGA
- a CDS encoding sigma-70 family RNA polymerase sigma factor, whose translation MRAVAEAGDRAAFAALYEHFAPRLKAYLLRLRVPEDVAEELAQESLIVAWHRAASFDPAQASVSTWLFTILRNKRIDRLRREKRPELDPDDPALVPEPEPAADVRMVTMQDEAQLRAALQNLPDEQLHLLRLAFFSDLSHRDIAERENLPLGTVKSRIRLALGRLKLLLEKS comes from the coding sequence ATGCGCGCCGTGGCCGAGGCTGGTGATCGCGCCGCTTTTGCCGCGCTTTACGAGCATTTTGCTCCCCGGCTGAAAGCCTATCTGCTGCGGCTCCGCGTGCCCGAGGATGTCGCCGAGGAACTGGCGCAGGAAAGCCTGATCGTCGCCTGGCACCGCGCCGCCAGTTTCGATCCGGCGCAGGCCTCGGTCTCCACCTGGTTGTTCACCATTCTGCGCAACAAGCGCATCGACCGTCTGCGCCGCGAAAAACGGCCAGAACTCGACCCCGACGATCCTGCGCTGGTGCCCGAGCCTGAACCTGCCGCCGATGTGCGGATGGTGACCATGCAGGATGAAGCGCAGCTTCGGGCGGCCCTGCAGAACCTGCCGGATGAACAGCTGCATCTGCTGCGGCTGGCGTTTTTCTCTGATCTGTCGCATCGCGACATCGCCGAACGCGAAAACCTGCCGCTTGGCACGGTGAAGTCGCGCATCCGCCTGGCGCTCGGGCGCCTGAAGCTGCTGCTGGAAAAATCCTGA
- the sppA gene encoding signal peptide peptidase SppA — protein sequence MSSDTDAWLERRTLARRATRWRIVAVLALLVLALIGLWRLDPGNLLAHRQVHVARLEISGVIAENDWWLEKLEEAGEDDRVRAVILHINSPGGSTYGGEALFQAIRRLSEKKPVVSVIGTLGASAGYMVAIAGDYVLARETSLTGSIGVLFQTAEFSKLMEKVGVSSETITSGALKAEPNPTRPMSPAGRAQIQSMVNETHVWFVDLVASRRDLPRDEVARLADGRVYSGRAALQNRLIDGLGGLAEARDWLARTRQIPADLPLRDIPPDPPVGMLDGLGSRTFNAILGKSLISERLRLDGLVSLWHPD from the coding sequence ATGTCCTCAGATACTGACGCCTGGCTTGAACGCCGCACCCTTGCCCGCCGCGCCACCCGCTGGCGGATCGTCGCCGTGCTGGCCCTGCTGGTCCTCGCCCTGATCGGGCTCTGGCGCCTCGACCCCGGCAATCTGCTGGCCCATCGCCAGGTCCATGTCGCCCGGCTCGAGATCAGCGGCGTGATTGCCGAAAACGACTGGTGGCTGGAAAAGCTGGAAGAGGCCGGCGAGGACGACCGCGTCCGTGCGGTGATCCTGCATATCAACAGCCCCGGCGGCAGCACCTATGGCGGCGAGGCCCTGTTCCAGGCGATCCGTCGGCTCTCTGAAAAGAAGCCCGTTGTCTCTGTCATCGGCACGCTGGGCGCCTCTGCGGGCTATATGGTGGCCATCGCCGGCGACTATGTGCTGGCCCGCGAAACTTCGCTGACCGGCTCGATCGGCGTGCTGTTCCAGACCGCCGAATTCTCCAAGCTGATGGAAAAGGTGGGCGTCAGCTCCGAAACCATCACCTCCGGGGCGCTGAAGGCGGAGCCCAACCCGACCCGGCCGATGAGCCCGGCCGGCCGGGCCCAGATCCAGTCCATGGTCAACGAGACCCATGTCTGGTTCGTCGACCTGGTCGCCAGCCGGCGCGACCTGCCCCGGGACGAGGTCGCAAGGCTGGCCGATGGCCGGGTCTATTCCGGCCGGGCCGCCCTGCAGAACCGCCTGATCGACGGCCTGGGCGGGTTGGCCGAGGCCCGTGACTGGCTGGCCCGGACCCGCCAGATTCCGGCCGACCTGCCGCTGCGGGACATCCCGCCGGACCCGCCGGTCGGCATGCTGGACGGGCTGGGCAGCCGGACCTTCAACGCCATCCTAGGAAAAAGCCTTATCTCCGAACGGCTTAGGCTTGACGGACTGGTCTCCCTTTGGCACCCTGACTAA
- a CDS encoding ornithine cyclodeaminase family protein, whose translation MRSIDAAAVHAALPYDKLIPHLRDAFRVGGEVPLRSRFHIDAVDGGAGGTLLLMPAWQPGRHIGIKTVSVFPDNAKLGHGSVAATYLLLDARTGLPKAVIDGEAITLRRTGCASALAASYLARQDAQHLLMVGAGSLAPHLIRAHCAVRNYTRIEIWNRNRARAEQAAATLRDLGGTVAVVDDLESSVRVADTISCATLSRDPLVRGDWLKAGAHLDLVGAFTPEMHETDAAALTRSSVYVDNRAGALKEPGDLVTPINAGQFKPEDVRGDLFDLCRADVMARRSDTEITLFKSVGLALEDLAAAELVVEGQQT comes from the coding sequence ATGCGTTCGATCGATGCTGCCGCCGTTCATGCAGCCCTGCCGTATGACAAGCTGATCCCGCATCTGCGCGATGCGTTTCGCGTCGGCGGCGAGGTGCCGCTGCGCAGCCGCTTTCATATCGATGCGGTTGACGGCGGCGCCGGCGGCACATTGCTGCTGATGCCGGCCTGGCAGCCGGGCCGCCATATCGGCATCAAGACGGTCAGCGTCTTTCCCGACAATGCGAAACTCGGCCACGGTTCGGTGGCTGCCACCTATCTGCTGCTCGATGCGCGCACTGGCTTGCCCAAGGCGGTGATCGACGGCGAGGCGATCACGCTGCGCCGTACCGGTTGCGCCTCGGCGCTCGCCGCCAGCTATCTGGCGCGCCAGGATGCGCAGCATCTTCTCATGGTCGGCGCTGGCTCGCTGGCGCCGCATCTGATCCGCGCGCACTGTGCTGTACGAAATTATACCCGCATCGAGATCTGGAATCGCAATCGCGCGCGTGCCGAACAGGCGGCCGCGACCTTGCGCGATCTCGGTGGGACGGTTGCGGTGGTCGATGATCTTGAATCTTCCGTTCGCGTCGCCGATACGATTTCCTGCGCCACGCTGTCGCGCGACCCGCTGGTTCGCGGCGACTGGCTGAAAGCCGGCGCGCATCTCGATCTCGTTGGCGCCTTCACGCCGGAGATGCATGAGACCGATGCCGCCGCACTGACGCGCAGCTCGGTTTATGTCGACAATCGCGCCGGTGCGCTGAAAGAGCCGGGCGATCTGGTGACGCCGATCAATGCCGGGCAGTTCAAACCGGAAGACGTGCGTGGTGATCTGTTCGATTTATGCCGTGCCGATGTGATGGCGCGTCGCAGCGACACCGAGATCACACTGTTCAAGTCGGTCGGCCTGGCGCTGGAAGATCTCGCCGCCGCCGAACTGGTCGTTGAGGGACAGCAGACATGA
- a CDS encoding PAS domain-containing protein: MSGLPLPFADDRILLNLAAYWSAKRGGHPLPPRSAIDPLDMPRRLLPHLMLVEPTGRDIEVRFRLVGTELVQRFRRDATGKTSRDLYPPDSDYRSYIEQIYSSVIQRGQPLYVDNTRRFPEEGSSRVRHLLLPIAAEAGSARAALVLSSISWSTGSDEGHQPPPSRERQISVEALEKGVLQATLRGLLDSI; encoded by the coding sequence GTGTCTGGTCTTCCCCTGCCGTTCGCCGACGACCGTATCCTGCTCAACCTGGCCGCCTACTGGTCTGCCAAGCGGGGCGGCCATCCTTTGCCGCCACGCTCCGCGATCGATCCGCTCGACATGCCGCGCCGGCTGCTGCCGCATCTCATGCTGGTCGAGCCGACCGGCCGCGATATCGAAGTGCGCTTCCGCCTGGTCGGCACCGAGCTGGTGCAGCGATTCCGGCGCGATGCCACCGGCAAGACCAGCCGCGATCTCTATCCGCCGGACAGCGACTATCGCAGTTATATCGAGCAGATTTATTCCAGCGTGATCCAGCGCGGGCAGCCGCTCTATGTCGACAACACGCGCCGCTTTCCCGAGGAAGGCAGCAGCCGTGTGCGCCATCTGCTGTTGCCGATCGCGGCCGAAGCCGGCAGTGCCCGTGCGGCGCTGGTGCTCAGCTCGATCAGCTGGAGCACGGGGAGTGACGAAGGCCATCAGCCGCCGCCCTCGCGCGAACGCCAGATTTCCGTCGAGGCACTGGAAAAAGGCGTGCTGCAGGCGACGCTGCGCGGCCTGCTCGATTCCATCTGA